One Prolixibacteraceae bacterium DNA segment encodes these proteins:
- a CDS encoding aminopeptidase P family protein, translating into MFNKDTYISRRERLHAMMPEKGLILIPGNMEAEYNYPHNTYHFRQDSTFVYLFGLDLPNMFGVIDLDEGKDYIFGNDVDIEDIIWMGPQIPLKEKALEFGVNHTAPIKDLYSMIKEAVQKDRQIHILPTYRGRTEIMLGELLEVHPQKLTPFISTSLRDCMIKLREKKDALEIEEIERACAIGYEMHTTAMQLAQPGVSEQYIAGVIEGIALSKGKGISFATILSQHGETLHNHDHSGILTTGKLMLVDAGAEANSYYASDNTRTIPVGGKFTSKQKDIYNIVLAANEKANSMFAPGITNLDCHLAAAKVIAEGLKSVGIMKGNIDDAVANGAHAMFFPHGLGHMMGLDVHDMEGYGQVYVGYDDKIRPVDQFGTENLRLGKKLEEGFVITNEPGVYFIPALIEKWKKEGINHDFINFDILEKEYLDFGGIRLEDDLLITKTGADILGERIPITVEEVEAEVAKGA; encoded by the coding sequence ATGTTTAATAAAGATACATACATTTCTCGTCGAGAGAGACTACATGCAATGATGCCAGAAAAAGGATTGATCCTTATTCCTGGTAATATGGAAGCAGAATACAACTATCCACACAACACCTACCACTTCCGACAAGACAGTACATTTGTCTATCTTTTTGGTTTAGATCTGCCTAATATGTTTGGTGTAATCGATTTAGATGAAGGCAAAGACTATATCTTTGGCAATGATGTAGATATCGAAGACATTATCTGGATGGGACCACAAATCCCGTTAAAAGAGAAAGCACTTGAATTTGGAGTGAACCACACAGCCCCTATCAAAGACCTTTATTCGATGATCAAAGAAGCAGTTCAAAAAGATCGTCAAATTCATATTCTTCCGACTTATAGAGGTCGTACAGAGATCATGCTCGGAGAGCTTTTAGAGGTTCATCCACAGAAACTCACTCCTTTCATCTCTACATCTCTTAGAGATTGTATGATTAAGCTACGTGAGAAAAAGGATGCATTAGAAATTGAGGAAATAGAAAGAGCATGTGCTATTGGATATGAAATGCACACCACTGCCATGCAACTAGCACAGCCAGGAGTATCAGAACAATATATCGCTGGTGTAATCGAAGGAATCGCTCTCAGTAAAGGAAAAGGGATTAGTTTCGCAACAATCCTATCACAACATGGAGAAACACTACACAACCACGACCACTCTGGGATTCTAACAACAGGAAAACTAATGCTAGTAGATGCAGGTGCAGAAGCAAACAGCTATTATGCCTCTGACAACACTCGAACAATTCCTGTTGGTGGAAAATTCACTAGCAAACAAAAAGATATCTACAATATCGTTCTTGCAGCAAACGAAAAGGCAAATTCAATGTTTGCTCCTGGGATAACCAATTTAGATTGTCATTTAGCGGCAGCAAAAGTGATCGCCGAAGGATTAAAATCTGTTGGTATCATGAAAGGAAATATTGATGATGCGGTAGCAAATGGAGCACATGCCATGTTCTTCCCTCATGGATTAGGTCATATGATGGGATTAGATGTTCACGACATGGAAGGGTATGGACAAGTGTATGTTGGTTACGACGATAAAATACGTCCTGTAGACCAATTCGGAACAGAAAACCTACGCCTTGGTAAAAAATTAGAAGAAGGATTTGTTATCACAAACGAACCGGGTGTATATTTTATTCCAGCTCTAATAGAAAAATGGAAGAAAGAAGGCATCAATCACGACTTCATTAATTTTGATATCCTAGAAAAAGAGTACCTTGACTTTGGTGGTATTCGATTAGAAGACGACCTTCTAATAACCAAAACTGGCGCCGACATATTAGGAGAAAGAATTCCTATTACTGTAGAAGAGGTAGAAGCAGAAGTAGCCAAAGGCGCATAA